One Candidatus Binatia bacterium DNA window includes the following coding sequences:
- a CDS encoding glycoside hydrolase, giving the protein MTYRIAMVVAAPFPSPRGSQVLVRDLAEGLAERGHEVHVVCYAAGQPWTPPERVWVHRAPSFLGRPECYGPSLRRVAYTLLLLPTLFRVVRVFSIDVIHAHNYEAPILAYLVRRWTGIPVVYHGHNVMSDELARYFRTAPGRKCARLLARYLDRRVPAAADAVVALSEPMARFLRRCGVPEEKLVILPPAVAVPRRHARDFPKLREPEGPLVVYAGNLDPYQDIPALLRAMDAVARVRPETKLWIVTHAGSPSLGTDTLVAGRPNVEIRVAENFEGVWSALCAADVLVCPRTSWSGFPIKIWNYLATGLPVVTSRAVARLVGRKAGTRVFSFDGDSAGLARAILVALDSGGPAREEAVPLGQLRSEVLTGFEAVYDRVTSFRRGVHTPLQDCKNLLQKKALWGSYG; this is encoded by the coding sequence ATGACGTACCGGATCGCCATGGTCGTCGCGGCCCCGTTTCCGTCGCCGCGGGGCTCGCAGGTCCTCGTTCGTGACCTGGCCGAAGGCCTGGCGGAGCGCGGTCACGAGGTGCACGTCGTGTGCTACGCCGCGGGGCAGCCCTGGACTCCTCCCGAGCGCGTGTGGGTCCACCGCGCACCCTCGTTTCTCGGGCGCCCCGAATGTTACGGGCCTTCCCTCCGGAGGGTCGCCTACACGCTCCTCCTCCTCCCGACACTGTTCCGCGTCGTCAGGGTCTTCTCGATCGACGTGATCCACGCTCACAACTACGAGGCGCCGATTCTGGCCTACCTCGTACGACGGTGGACGGGCATCCCGGTCGTTTACCACGGTCACAACGTGATGAGCGACGAACTCGCCCGTTACTTTCGCACGGCCCCGGGACGGAAATGTGCCCGACTGCTGGCCCGGTATCTCGACCGTCGGGTCCCCGCCGCCGCCGACGCTGTCGTTGCCCTGTCCGAACCCATGGCGCGGTTCTTGCGCCGGTGCGGCGTTCCCGAGGAGAAACTCGTGATTCTACCGCCCGCCGTAGCCGTGCCGCGACGCCACGCGAGGGACTTTCCGAAGCTCCGCGAACCGGAGGGGCCGCTGGTCGTCTATGCCGGGAATCTGGACCCGTACCAGGACATTCCGGCTCTCCTACGAGCCATGGACGCCGTCGCTCGTGTCAGGCCCGAGACGAAACTCTGGATCGTCACGCATGCCGGCTCGCCGAGTCTCGGGACGGATACGCTCGTGGCCGGGAGGCCCAACGTGGAAATTCGGGTGGCGGAGAACTTCGAAGGAGTCTGGTCCGCTCTCTGCGCCGCCGACGTTCTCGTGTGTCCGCGAACTTCGTGGTCCGGCTTCCCCATCAAGATCTGGAACTACCTCGCGACGGGCCTTCCCGTAGTGACGAGCCGGGCCGTCGCTCGCCTGGTCGGGCGGAAAGCGGGCACTCGGGTTTTTTCCTTTGACGGAGACTCGGCGGGTCTGGCCCGGGCGATTCTCGTGGCGCTCGACTCGGGAGGTCCGGCCCGAGAGGAAGCGGTTCCCCTCGGACAACTGCGGTCCGAAGTTCTGACCGGTTTCGAGGCCGTCTACGACCGAGTGACGAGTTTTCGCCGGGGGGTGCATACGCCGTTGCAGGACTGCAAAAACCTGTTGCAAAAAAAGGCGCTTTGGGGGTCATATGGATAA
- a CDS encoding phosphodiesterase translates to MLFVLGLDGGTLRLLEPWVEEGRLPNFGRLLRVSAWGELRSVLPPATMPNWTTLMTGVNPGRHGIFDFTARTPEYGIRFVNGSYRRCPTIWSMLSLAGRRVAVLGMPGTYPPEPVNGRMISGFDSPVTTRAGRSFVYPPEWADDVLASGGFPYADFQEFHVGRGWYERALARLLGGIETKTRLAERLLREESWDCFVLVLGESDTVAHHFWQFFDPDSPRYRPGTPEHLGTAIERVYQAVDRALGTLLEVAAPRAVLVASDHGFGGSGTRGIYLNRWLARRGWLAFTGKSFADVFGRARSLAARVVPAGWQAHLVRLGGGRLAGELEARARFAGIDWTRTRAFSEELNYFPSIWLNVRGRDASGRVDPAEYEKVRDELIEDLHDWSDPATGRPVIRRAWRREELYAGPAVERAPDIVLELEEPAGYSYLCLRSAGRPGECLRELAPPELEGGKALGLGGSHRPDGVFALAAPGLAPGRRSGVSILDVAPTILSLCGLRPPEWMEGTSLVEGEAAVSVSVPDSGGVEAPYSSEEEREIESRLRALGYFG, encoded by the coding sequence ATGCTCTTCGTTCTCGGCCTCGACGGCGGCACGCTCCGGCTCCTCGAACCGTGGGTCGAGGAGGGTCGGCTTCCGAATTTCGGCCGGCTCTTGCGGGTATCGGCTTGGGGCGAGCTGCGTTCGGTCCTTCCGCCGGCCACGATGCCCAACTGGACGACCTTGATGACCGGCGTGAATCCCGGTCGCCACGGGATTTTCGACTTCACGGCACGCACCCCCGAGTACGGAATTCGCTTCGTCAACGGTAGCTACCGCCGGTGTCCGACGATCTGGAGCATGTTGAGCCTCGCAGGCCGTCGGGTCGCCGTTCTGGGAATGCCGGGAACGTACCCCCCGGAGCCCGTGAACGGGCGCATGATTTCGGGATTCGATTCCCCCGTCACGACCCGGGCGGGACGATCGTTCGTCTACCCTCCGGAGTGGGCCGACGACGTCCTGGCTTCCGGAGGGTTTCCTTACGCCGATTTCCAGGAGTTCCATGTGGGCCGGGGGTGGTACGAGCGAGCTCTCGCGCGCCTTCTCGGCGGCATCGAGACGAAGACGAGACTCGCCGAACGGCTTCTGCGAGAAGAGTCGTGGGATTGCTTCGTGCTGGTGCTCGGTGAGTCGGACACCGTGGCCCACCATTTCTGGCAGTTTTTCGACCCCGATTCTCCGCGCTACCGACCGGGTACTCCCGAACACCTCGGGACGGCCATCGAGCGAGTCTACCAGGCCGTCGACAGGGCCCTCGGGACACTGCTCGAGGTCGCGGCACCGCGCGCGGTGCTCGTGGCTTCCGACCACGGGTTCGGAGGGAGCGGAACGCGGGGGATTTACCTGAACCGGTGGCTCGCGCGGAGAGGCTGGCTCGCCTTTACGGGGAAAAGCTTCGCGGACGTTTTCGGACGGGCGAGGTCTCTGGCCGCCCGCGTCGTACCGGCGGGGTGGCAGGCCCATCTGGTGCGGCTGGGCGGTGGAAGGCTGGCCGGGGAGCTCGAAGCCCGGGCTCGGTTCGCGGGAATCGACTGGACCCGGACGCGAGCGTTTTCCGAGGAGCTCAATTATTTTCCCTCGATCTGGCTCAACGTTCGGGGGCGGGACGCCTCGGGCCGGGTGGACCCGGCGGAGTACGAGAAAGTGCGGGACGAACTGATCGAAGATTTGCACGACTGGTCCGATCCGGCCACGGGGCGTCCCGTGATCCGGCGGGCGTGGCGCCGGGAGGAACTCTACGCGGGCCCCGCCGTCGAGCGGGCCCCCGATATCGTGCTCGAACTCGAGGAGCCGGCTGGCTACAGTTACCTTTGCCTCCGCAGCGCCGGACGGCCGGGGGAATGCCTCCGGGAGCTGGCTCCGCCGGAACTCGAAGGTGGAAAGGCACTCGGACTCGGGGGTAGCCACAGGCCGGACGGGGTGTTCGCCCTTGCGGCACCCGGCCTCGCCCCGGGACGGAGGAGCGGCGTGTCCATTCTGGACGTGGCTCCGACCATCCTTTCCCTCTGCGGACTTCGTCCCCCGGAATGGATGGAGGGAACTTCGCTCGTCGAAGGCGAGGCGGCGGTGTCGGTGTCGGTTCCCGACTCGGGTGGCGTCGAAGCTCCGTATTCTTCGGAGGAAGAGCGGGAGATCGAGTCGCGGCTGCGCGCCCTCGGCTACTTCGGATGA